A stretch of Triticum aestivum cultivar Chinese Spring chromosome 1D, IWGSC CS RefSeq v2.1, whole genome shotgun sequence DNA encodes these proteins:
- the LOC123160069 gene encoding ADP,ATP carrier protein, mitochondrial-like, translating into MDSNRASPNSQDGYSRRFLWHAGCGSIAGAMSLLLFYPLEVSRTKLANDLKIKGKWEFDGHLDVYRRILGPRPHVEDLYRGYFVSSYGAGIYRGLYFGLYGALKSIVLTGSTKDDFLASFALAWVTTNVSAFATYPIDTIRRRMMMNGFSFSEVLLDVGATPRLLYKGAGANILRSGVAGAFMLAGYDQVQASLTKGKV; encoded by the exons ATGGATAGCAATAG GGCCTCGCCTAACAGTCAGGATGGATACTCCAGACGGTTCCTTTGGCATGCTGGGTGTGGGAGCATTGCAGGAGCCATGTCGCTGCTGTTGTTTTATCCATTGGAGGTCTCAAGGACCAAGCTTGCCAATGATCTTAAGATCAAAGGCAAATGGGAATTTGATGGTCACCTGGATGTTTATCGTCGTATATTGGGACCCAGACCACACGTGGAGGATCTATACAGGGGGTATTTCGTCTCCTCGTATGGAGCAGGGATATACCGTGGCCTGTACTTTGGACTTTATGGCGCCCTCAAGTCTATTGTTCTCACTGGCAGTACCAAG GATGATTTCCTAGCCAGTTTTGCATTAGCGTGGGTGACTACCAACGTGTCGGCCTTTGCAACATACCCAATTGATACAATTAGGAGGAGAATGATGATGAATGGCTTTAGCTTCTCTGAAGTGTTGCTTGATGTGGGTGCCACCCCAAGGTTGCTGTACAAGGGAGCTGGTGCGAACATTCTTCGGTCAGGTGTCGCGGGAGCCTTTATGTTGGCTGGATATGATCAAGTGCAGGCATCTCTCACCAAGGGGAAGGTCTGA